Sequence from the Paraburkholderia acidiphila genome:
GTGACGCTCGGCAGCAGGTTCTCTATCCCAGGGGCATAGGCCGCCTCGAAAAAATCGCCTGGCTTGCGATAGATATTGCCGTACGCGTGCTGGTAGCTCGTGGTCACCAGCACCGAAAAGATCGTTGAGCCGAGGTCGACCTCGCCCTGGACCAGCGCGTCCGCCATCGCGCCCAGCGCATACGGGCCCGAGCCCGGCGCGGAAGCCGTCACGTTGATGCCGGCCGCCTGCAGCGCGCGATGGGTGGCGAGCGCGACGTAGCCGCCCTGCGAATAGCCGGTCACGAACAGCTTGCCGTTCTCACGCGTCTTGTTCGCCGGGTCGGGCAGCGCCATCGCAAAGCGGGCCGCGCGCAGCGAATCGATCACATCGGCCGATTGCTGGTCGCCGTTCAGATAGGGGTGATACGGCAATGGCGAGCCCGCGTAGCCGGCATAGTTGCTCGCCACCACGATATACCCTTGCGCGGCGTAGATCGCCGCCACCGCAATGCCTTCGCCTGCGCCGTCGCCGTTGGCCGGGTCCGTTTGGGTAATGTCGGCGATGTTGTAGTTGCGGTAGGTTGTCGTTCCGTGCGCATACAGCATGAGCGGACGCGGGCCGGTGCATGAGGCGCCGCCGCCGGGAATCATCAGCGCGGCGCTCGACATCGTGGGTTCGCCCGCGCCGCCTATCGTGAGGTAGCGGAAGTATTTGATTTCGATGTCGCAGCGCGGCGTGCCGGCAACCTGCAGCAATTGCTGACCCGTTGCGTTCGTTCCCAGCAGTTTCGCAAAGTCACTCGCGCCCAGACGCAGGCTCGTTCTCTGCTCGACCAGCTGGCCGCGGAAAAAGCAGCTCAATCCGCTGCATGTCGAACCGGCCTGCACGACAACGCTGGCACTCGACAAAAGGAGAGTCAGCAGTACCCAACCCGTCTTAAGCATCGCTCCTCGCATTTCACGCTCCGTTTTTGTTGGTGTTCGGAAAATGGGGCTGCCTTGCAGAGTCAAACGAGTATAGGTAAACGGAATCACGGATTGCTACTGGTTGCGCGAACAATTTTCCAGTGAAGCGCTTTATGAAAAATTGACGCTGGCGCCTATGGCTGGCTGCGATCCTATGTAATTAAACGTCTATCGCACATTAAATAAAGAGGCGAGTCGAGATCCGACGGGCTAGTATTTAGTCGGAAGGATCTAACGGTCAATTACCAGGAGCCTGGCAATGCCTCTCGTTTTCTCGAACATCAAGACGGACTGGGACAATGCGAAAAATGCAGGCGGAATTCTCCCTGTGGCGGCCACTTACGGAGACGCGACAGACGACGGCGGCACCATGATTTACTTGCCATTCACATTTCAGAATGAGTCGTATCACATCTCGGTGCCGCTCGCGAGTGGCGGCGTGGCGAATTCCTGCCACGTCACCGCCGAACGGCCGACCCCTGTTCATCTCGACACCAGCAAAGGAAAGAAGGCCGGGACGACATACACCGTGAAGAACAAGCCGACCGCGTATTACGATTTTGTTATTAGCGGTGGTGTTCCGCCGAATGTCGTGTTTTCGCACACGAGCAAAGTCGAGATCATCGGAAAGAAAACTCAAAAAGTCTTCAGTGCCAGTTTCGCGACCGCTTTGACCAACGCGGTGCAGGACATCATGCGCGCCTTCGCACTACACATGCTCGGCCTGGGAACGTCGCACGCAACCCCTGGCTGACATCCAGATCGAATCGAAACGATCGCGGACGTGTCGCTCCGTGGGGGGCGGCGCGTCCTTGCGTCACCAGGCGTCCCCTACGGAACCAGCGTAGAAACCTGCCCTGGCTGAACCACCTTGATCACGCCGCCCCACAGGCAAACGAGCGTAGCCTGCGCATCGAGCGCCGGCATCGCGCCCAGCGTAACGGTGGGCGCACCACCGGGAATCCAGGGTGACGGCGTCGCCGGAACGCAGGGCATGGGCGTGAACACGCCCAGCGCCGCGGCAGTCGCAGCGATCACCGTGGGGTTCGCCGGGCTTTGGCACAGGGCGAACGGCGTGACATTAACGATGGGAATCGAGTCCGCAATCGTCGCGGCCGGCACGCCGCCTACGAGCACACGATTCACGGGCAGCACGTTCAGCGTGCCTGGCGCACCGCCAAAGGAACATTGCAGGGTGGCGCCGGCGCAGACTTGCGGGCTGGTCATCGTGTGGCTCCTTTTTCAAACTCAGGCCGAAGACGGATTGGCGAGCGATTGCCACCATTGCTTCCATCGAGGCAGCGGTTTGCCGTTGGCCGCGATCGGTCGCCGGTCGTCGGTATAGCGTTGCGCGGCTTCGAGCGGCTTGCCCGCGCCGAACGGCTGGCGTAGCGCGAGGCAACCGTTCGGATGGAAGCGTTGCAAGACGCCATGCAGCTTGCCGTTGCGGTAATGCGCTTCTTCGAGCGGCGTACCGTCGGCGAGCCATGTGCGCGAGACGCCGTGCAGCACGCCGTGCGCGTAGTGCGCCTCGCGCTGGATCTTGCCGTCGGGGAAATAGAAAAGCGCCTTGCCGTCGAGCTTGCCGCCGGCATATTGCACTTGCGCCGAAGGGGTGCCCTCAGGATAGAAGTAGGTAGCCGGTCCGCTGAGCACACCGTTCGTATAGCGAATCAATGCCACGGAACGTCCTTCGGCTTCGATGCGAACCGGACCGTGCAGCGCGCCGCCTAGCGTGGCGCCTTCAATGCGCGTGTCGTCGCGTTCTATCGTGACCGGCTGGATCGTCTCCATGTTCGCCTCAGTTGATCTTCACAATACCGCCCTTGACC
This genomic interval carries:
- a CDS encoding toxin-antitoxin system YwqK family antitoxin, which translates into the protein METIQPVTIERDDTRIEGATLGGALHGPVRIEAEGRSVALIRYTNGVLSGPATYFYPEGTPSAQVQYAGGKLDGKALFYFPDGKIQREAHYAHGVLHGVSRTWLADGTPLEEAHYRNGKLHGVLQRFHPNGCLALRQPFGAGKPLEAAQRYTDDRRPIAANGKPLPRWKQWWQSLANPSSA
- a CDS encoding DUF4280 domain-containing protein, with protein sequence MTSPQVCAGATLQCSFGGAPGTLNVLPVNRVLVGGVPAATIADSIPIVNVTPFALCQSPANPTVIAATAAALGVFTPMPCVPATPSPWIPGGAPTVTLGAMPALDAQATLVCLWGGVIKVVQPGQVSTLVP
- a CDS encoding alpha/beta hydrolase family protein; amino-acid sequence: MRGAMLKTGWVLLTLLLSSASVVVQAGSTCSGLSCFFRGQLVEQRTSLRLGASDFAKLLGTNATGQQLLQVAGTPRCDIEIKYFRYLTIGGAGEPTMSSAALMIPGGGASCTGPRPLMLYAHGTTTYRNYNIADITQTDPANGDGAGEGIAVAAIYAAQGYIVVASNYAGYAGSPLPYHPYLNGDQQSADVIDSLRAARFAMALPDPANKTRENGKLFVTGYSQGGYVALATHRALQAAGINVTASAPGSGPYALGAMADALVQGEVDLGSTIFSVLVTTSYQHAYGNIYRKPGDFFEAAYAPGIENLLPSVTSMDTLFAEGKLPATQLFSSTPPASQFAALTPPLAPPLAPPQLIPLFALGFGTANLVRNSYRLSMLEDQIVNPDGAYPSPTAAMAPAASPAQPLRQAFKRNDLRNWVPRSPVLLCGGHLDPTVFFFNAAIEQAYWKNAKVAPGLTSVLDVDSAPGANDPFAAVKAGFAQAEAAVAAQAVQAGATDGGMSAVLQAYHADIVAPFCMVAARGFFGNF